The Akkermansia muciniphila genome contains a region encoding:
- a CDS encoding beta-N-acetylglucosaminidase domain-containing protein, translated as MNLISFRSMAAVTALGASLALPVFAQSSSPASSAAPAASRAKKAAGMPVYPIPQKMTRSGGSVTVPALKLSGARDEPTVNALKSMFSITPNGLPVQMSIIKGGKKPAGNVPQKAGAYSLSVTPQGIRMTGYDDEGLFYAAQTLLQLAEKTPSGVTVPVVEVLDWPDVPFRGTIEGFYGLPWGQEGRISQFKFYGKYKMNTYIYGPKDDVFHGFSKRWREPYPADMAKDLKELVKVARQNKVNFVWAVHPGADIHWGEADRKAAVKKFEMMYDLGFRSFAVFFDDIGGEGAKPEGQVEFLNYLNKEFIHKKPDVTPLIVCPTAYSGGGGRYHEVMGEHLDKDIGIMWTGSGIVSDIKTPALKGINKYLQRPAFIWWNFPVTDYVRHALFLGRTYGVDADAMPFMQGFASNPMDKPEASKISLFSVANMTWNAKAYDSDKTWKDSIRILFPGCASAMQTFADHNSDGGPSGHNYRKEESVEIAPVVEEVLELCRRGGKVSESKAFDRLKTEFARMAQAPDVIRAKANNAAFIAEVEPWLVQFESLGKAGVNSMQMIEATEAGNASGALNYAMEAACLLAEMQRYSKEISKAINKHVTEVTKKSSQWQTAVKPSELVMAPAVRELLDMGSTPVLSRVSGQSVGRVKPYVSTKSKGGIEKMLDDDPESYYYCKEVQKKGDFFGVDLGAPREIRNVSIVMGRNDSDKDAVNKGQLEVSMDGQSWSPLMPESSGVRVEYEGRGKKGRFVRYRATVQGVPGGKPDVWTAIRDFKVNAPAAPSVLTDAPAFKTAVVEAGDKDISLKRIMEVHPLPPKKSLGLQIPAGASVESASVNLKTPDLKWARMYISMDGKSWTEVPLKADGSAEIGGVIKGIRLVNAGSSPQEVTLEEFKLNLANKGGKSADNGAAGDFNLATFLPVELSPEKVEIPCDAPRANAAIVLSDGKEASVLACGADGRWVPVGNLGKGKKVSTFSLKSVKKPVKALGLTGKKGSSVNIFEVIWK; from the coding sequence ATGAACCTGATTTCCTTCCGATCCATGGCGGCGGTCACAGCGCTTGGGGCCAGCCTTGCCCTTCCGGTGTTCGCCCAGTCTTCTTCCCCTGCCTCTTCCGCCGCGCCTGCGGCCTCCCGCGCCAAAAAGGCGGCCGGGATGCCGGTGTATCCCATTCCGCAGAAGATGACCCGGAGCGGCGGTTCCGTGACGGTTCCGGCCCTGAAGCTGTCGGGCGCGCGGGACGAGCCTACCGTGAATGCGCTGAAGAGCATGTTTTCCATCACTCCGAACGGGCTGCCCGTGCAGATGTCCATCATCAAGGGGGGCAAGAAGCCTGCCGGAAATGTTCCGCAGAAGGCCGGGGCCTATTCCCTGAGCGTAACCCCCCAGGGCATCCGGATGACGGGGTATGATGATGAAGGCCTGTTTTACGCGGCCCAGACGCTGCTTCAGCTGGCGGAGAAGACTCCTTCCGGCGTGACGGTGCCTGTGGTGGAGGTCCTGGACTGGCCGGACGTTCCTTTCCGCGGTACCATTGAAGGATTTTACGGGCTGCCCTGGGGGCAGGAAGGGCGCATCAGCCAGTTCAAGTTTTACGGGAAGTACAAGATGAATACGTACATCTACGGCCCGAAGGACGACGTGTTCCACGGTTTTTCCAAGCGCTGGCGCGAACCGTATCCCGCAGACATGGCCAAGGACCTGAAAGAGCTGGTGAAGGTCGCCAGGCAAAACAAGGTGAATTTTGTCTGGGCCGTGCACCCCGGCGCGGATATTCACTGGGGGGAGGCGGACCGGAAGGCCGCCGTGAAGAAGTTTGAGATGATGTATGACCTGGGGTTCCGTTCCTTTGCGGTGTTTTTTGACGACATCGGCGGGGAGGGAGCCAAGCCGGAGGGCCAGGTGGAGTTCCTGAATTACCTGAACAAGGAGTTTATTCACAAGAAGCCGGACGTGACTCCGCTGATTGTGTGCCCCACGGCGTATTCCGGCGGCGGGGGACGTTACCACGAGGTGATGGGGGAACATCTGGACAAGGACATCGGCATTATGTGGACGGGGTCCGGAATCGTGAGCGACATCAAGACTCCGGCGCTGAAAGGGATCAACAAGTACCTCCAGAGGCCCGCGTTCATCTGGTGGAATTTCCCGGTGACGGATTACGTGCGCCACGCCCTGTTCCTGGGACGCACTTATGGCGTGGACGCGGACGCGATGCCGTTCATGCAGGGGTTCGCCTCCAATCCGATGGACAAGCCGGAGGCCTCCAAGATTTCCCTGTTCAGCGTGGCGAACATGACCTGGAATGCCAAGGCGTACGATTCGGACAAGACGTGGAAGGACAGCATCCGCATCCTGTTTCCTGGCTGCGCCTCCGCCATGCAGACGTTTGCCGACCATAACAGCGACGGGGGGCCGAGCGGGCACAATTACCGCAAGGAGGAGTCCGTGGAGATCGCTCCCGTGGTGGAAGAGGTGCTGGAGCTGTGCCGCCGCGGCGGCAAGGTGTCCGAGAGCAAGGCCTTTGACCGCCTGAAGACGGAGTTTGCCAGGATGGCCCAGGCGCCGGACGTGATCCGGGCCAAGGCGAATAATGCCGCCTTCATCGCGGAAGTGGAGCCGTGGCTTGTCCAGTTTGAGTCCCTGGGGAAAGCCGGGGTGAACAGCATGCAGATGATTGAGGCCACGGAGGCGGGCAATGCCTCCGGAGCGCTGAATTACGCCATGGAGGCCGCGTGCCTGCTTGCAGAGATGCAGCGCTACAGCAAGGAGATCAGCAAGGCTATCAACAAGCACGTGACGGAGGTGACCAAGAAGAGCTCCCAGTGGCAGACTGCCGTGAAACCGTCTGAACTGGTGATGGCCCCCGCCGTGCGTGAGCTGCTGGACATGGGCTCCACTCCCGTGCTTTCCCGCGTGAGCGGGCAGTCCGTGGGCCGTGTGAAGCCGTATGTTTCCACCAAGTCCAAGGGAGGGATTGAGAAGATGCTGGATGACGATCCCGAGTCCTATTATTACTGCAAGGAGGTTCAGAAGAAGGGTGACTTTTTTGGCGTGGACCTGGGCGCGCCGCGGGAAATCCGCAACGTTTCCATTGTGATGGGCCGCAATGATTCCGATAAGGATGCGGTGAACAAGGGCCAGCTGGAGGTGTCCATGGACGGGCAGTCCTGGTCTCCCCTGATGCCGGAGTCCTCCGGGGTGCGCGTGGAGTACGAGGGCCGCGGCAAGAAAGGCCGCTTTGTGCGCTACCGTGCTACGGTGCAGGGCGTTCCGGGAGGAAAGCCTGACGTGTGGACGGCCATCCGGGATTTCAAGGTGAATGCCCCCGCCGCCCCTTCCGTGCTGACGGACGCGCCGGCGTTCAAGACCGCCGTGGTGGAAGCCGGGGACAAGGATATTTCCCTGAAGCGCATCATGGAGGTGCATCCCCTGCCGCCGAAGAAGTCCCTGGGGCTTCAAATTCCGGCGGGGGCGTCCGTGGAGTCCGCCTCCGTCAACCTGAAGACTCCGGACCTGAAGTGGGCCAGGATGTACATTTCCATGGACGGGAAGTCCTGGACGGAGGTGCCGCTGAAGGCGGACGGTTCCGCGGAGATCGGCGGCGTGATCAAGGGCATCCGGCTGGTGAACGCGGGTTCCTCCCCTCAGGAGGTGACCCTGGAAGAGTTCAAGCTGAATCTTGCCAACAAGGGCGGCAAGTCTGCGGATAACGGGGCGGCCGGGGATTTCAACCTGGCTACGTTCCTTCCGGTAGAATTGTCTCCGGAGAAGGTGGAGATTCCGTGTGATGCTCCGCGTGCGAATGCCGCCATTGTCCTGTCGGACGGGAAGGAAGCGTCCGTGCTGGCCTGCGGGGCTGACGGGCGGTGGGTGCCTGTGGGCAACCTGGGCAAGGGGAAGAAGGTGAGCACGTTCAGCCTGAAATCCGTCAAGAAGCCGGTGAAGGCCCTGGGCCTGACCGGGAAGAAGGGGAGCTCCGTCAATATCTTTGAAGTGATCTGGAAGTAA
- a CDS encoding HAD family hydrolase → MAPKALFLDRDGVVNVDGGYVHRREDFQLVPGILDLCRKAREKGYLVIVVTNQSGIGRGMFTEEDFFRLTEHMKGAFSAAGAEIAGVFHCPSVDDGHPDRKPNPGLFLKAAAAYGLDMAACVSVGDRERDIQAALSAGVGRNFLFSSGDAPTGATARVKTLDEVAAWL, encoded by the coding sequence ATGGCGCCTAAAGCTCTGTTTCTGGACCGGGACGGCGTGGTGAACGTGGATGGCGGGTACGTTCACCGCAGGGAGGATTTCCAGCTGGTTCCCGGCATTCTGGACCTTTGCCGGAAGGCGCGGGAAAAGGGGTATCTGGTCATTGTGGTGACCAACCAGTCCGGCATAGGCCGCGGCATGTTTACGGAAGAGGATTTCTTCCGGCTGACGGAGCATATGAAAGGCGCGTTCAGCGCCGCCGGGGCGGAGATAGCGGGTGTGTTCCACTGTCCCAGCGTGGATGACGGCCATCCTGACCGGAAGCCGAATCCCGGCCTGTTTTTGAAAGCTGCCGCTGCATACGGACTGGATATGGCAGCCTGCGTATCCGTGGGCGACCGGGAGCGGGACATCCAGGCGGCCCTTTCCGCCGGGGTGGGACGGAATTTCCTGTTTTCCTCCGGGGATGCGCCGACTGGCGCCACGGCCCGCGTCAAGACCCTGGATGAAGTGGCTGCATGGCTGTAG
- a CDS encoding ABC transporter substrate-binding protein, with amino-acid sequence MSHSIFLTILPALFFCLLAVSCGDKRKEDPNVIELNFGHFPNVTHVQGLVAHHFSREGKGWFEERLKEATGKDVRINWYVYNAGPSAMEAVFAQSIELAYVGPSPAINAFVRSRGEDIRMIAGAVEGGAALVIPKDSVLKEPADFRGKVIATPQLGNTQDVSARAWFSRGGLHVTQRGGDVTILPTPNPEQLSLFRQGKLDGVWTVEPWVSRLVMTAGGKVLVDERESIATVLVCGAEFLQDKPEVVKALVQAHQELNEWIRRNPEEAQAIVVRELEELTHSKIDPALIAQAWKSIVMKDRVSLPKLQQFVQDAHHAGFMKEVPDVAGLVVPEAVEEPLAEEERLTMMKEAAGK; translated from the coding sequence ATGTCCCATTCCATATTCCTGACGATTTTACCGGCCCTGTTTTTCTGCCTGCTGGCTGTTTCCTGCGGAGATAAAAGAAAGGAGGATCCGAATGTCATTGAATTGAACTTCGGCCATTTTCCGAATGTGACGCACGTGCAGGGGCTGGTGGCCCACCATTTTTCCCGGGAGGGGAAGGGGTGGTTTGAGGAACGCCTGAAGGAGGCCACGGGGAAAGACGTCAGGATCAACTGGTACGTTTATAATGCGGGGCCCAGCGCCATGGAGGCCGTGTTCGCCCAGTCCATAGAACTGGCGTACGTGGGCCCCAGCCCGGCCATCAACGCGTTTGTGCGTTCCCGCGGGGAGGACATACGCATGATAGCCGGAGCCGTGGAGGGGGGCGCCGCCCTGGTGATTCCGAAGGATTCCGTGCTGAAGGAGCCTGCGGATTTCCGCGGCAAGGTGATTGCCACTCCCCAGCTTGGCAATACGCAGGATGTTTCCGCCCGCGCGTGGTTTTCCCGCGGCGGCCTGCACGTGACGCAGCGGGGCGGGGACGTGACCATTCTGCCTACTCCCAATCCGGAACAGTTGAGCCTGTTCCGGCAGGGCAAACTGGACGGCGTATGGACGGTGGAGCCGTGGGTGAGCCGCCTGGTGATGACGGCGGGGGGGAAGGTGCTGGTGGATGAAAGGGAGTCCATCGCCACCGTGCTGGTGTGCGGGGCGGAGTTTCTTCAGGACAAGCCGGAGGTGGTGAAGGCCCTGGTGCAGGCGCATCAGGAGCTGAACGAATGGATACGCCGGAATCCGGAGGAGGCCCAGGCGATCGTGGTCAGGGAGCTGGAAGAGCTTACCCATTCCAAAATAGATCCTGCGCTGATTGCGCAGGCCTGGAAGAGCATCGTCATGAAGGACAGGGTTTCCCTTCCCAAACTCCAGCAGTTTGTGCAGGACGCCCATCACGCGGGGTTCATGAAGGAAGTGCCGGACGTGGCCGGACTGGTGGTTCCGGAAGCGGTGGAGGAACCGCTGGCTGAAGAGGAACGGCTAACCATGATGAAGGAGGCAGCCGGAAAATGA